One part of the Borreliella afzelii genome encodes these proteins:
- a CDS encoding Bax inhibitor-1/YccA family protein codes for MIDLTQEKQEILIKNKFLAKVFGLMSIGLLISAMFAYATSENQTIKAIIFSNSMSFMTLILIQFGLVYAIGGALNKISSNTATALFLLYSALTGVTLSSIFMIYTQGSIVFTFGITAGTFLGMSVYGYTTTTDLTKMGSYLIMGLWGIIIASLVNMFFRSSGLNFLISILGVVIFTGLTAYDVQNISKMDKMLQDDTEIKNRMAVVASLKLYLDFINLFLYLLRFLGQRRND; via the coding sequence ATGATCGATTTAACACAAGAAAAACAAGAAATATTAATAAAAAATAAGTTTTTAGCCAAAGTTTTTGGACTTATGTCAATTGGACTTTTAATCTCAGCAATGTTTGCATATGCAACCTCAGAAAATCAAACAATCAAAGCAATAATATTTTCAAATTCAATGTCATTCATGACTTTAATACTTATACAATTCGGACTTGTATATGCAATAGGTGGTGCTCTTAATAAAATATCAAGCAATACCGCAACAGCTCTTTTCTTACTCTACTCAGCACTAACAGGAGTAACATTATCTTCTATATTTATGATTTATACACAAGGATCAATAGTATTCACATTTGGAATTACTGCTGGAACATTTCTTGGAATGTCTGTTTATGGATATACTACAACAACAGATCTAACAAAAATGGGAAGCTATCTAATAATGGGCTTATGGGGAATCATTATTGCATCTCTTGTTAATATGTTTTTCAGAAGCTCAGGCCTTAATTTCCTTATATCTATCTTAGGTGTAGTCATATTCACAGGACTAACAGCTTATGACGTTCAAAATATTTCTAAAATGGACAAAATGCTACAAGACGATACTGAGATAAAAAATAGAATGGCAGTTGTAGCATCACTTAAGCTTTATTTAGATTTTATAAATTTATTCTTATATCTTCTAAGATTTTTAGGCCAAAGAAGAAACGACTAA
- a CDS encoding bactofilin family protein, which produces MSIDSLEFEESNTQNVIKKNFEFEGYIESNQPIIIEGKLKGLINSSNSIYLREKASVEAEIKCQHLLNHGKIKGNIEALKTIKIYKTGKLIGNIKTKELFIDSGAIFKGNCEMEDLEE; this is translated from the coding sequence ATGAGCATAGATAGCTTAGAATTTGAAGAAAGTAATACTCAAAATGTAATAAAAAAAAATTTTGAATTTGAAGGATATATTGAAAGTAATCAACCAATAATAATAGAAGGAAAACTCAAGGGCTTAATAAACTCATCAAACTCAATCTATCTACGGGAAAAAGCCAGTGTTGAAGCTGAAATAAAATGCCAACATTTACTAAATCATGGCAAAATAAAAGGGAATATTGAGGCTTTAAAAACAATTAAAATCTACAAAACCGGCAAATTAATAGGAAACATTAAAACCAAAGAACTTTTTATTGATTCTGGAGCAATATTTAAAGGGAATTGCGAAATGGAGGATTTGGAAGAATGA
- a CDS encoding tetratricopeptide repeat protein, which produces MKFSFLLQITLILLSNSSLLFGQSQLKEKEDSLLLYREGKFKEAISNTLEEIRLNPGNLDARTILIWSLIAIGEYKRAEKEAIIGLDIKKYDIRIIQALGEAYFFQKNYENALKYFQEYISLDSKGARIIKVYNLIADSFYELKRYNEADFAYENALRFAPNNQNLLIKLAKSRINAKNKILAEETLIKLLAISPNNLEAKNLLEELKKSTGKP; this is translated from the coding sequence ATGAAATTTTCTTTTCTATTGCAAATAACTTTAATTCTGCTATCCAATTCAAGCTTATTATTCGGACAATCCCAGCTTAAAGAAAAAGAAGACTCCCTCCTTCTCTATAGAGAAGGAAAATTTAAAGAAGCTATTTCAAACACACTAGAAGAGATTCGGTTAAATCCTGGCAACTTAGATGCTAGGACAATATTGATATGGAGCTTAATAGCTATAGGAGAATACAAAAGAGCCGAAAAAGAGGCGATTATTGGTCTTGATATTAAAAAATATGACATAAGAATTATTCAAGCGCTAGGAGAAGCTTATTTTTTCCAAAAAAATTATGAAAATGCATTAAAATACTTTCAAGAATATATTAGCCTTGATTCTAAAGGAGCAAGAATAATAAAAGTTTATAATTTGATTGCAGATTCTTTCTATGAGCTAAAAAGATATAATGAAGCGGATTTTGCATACGAAAATGCATTACGATTTGCTCCTAACAACCAAAATCTATTAATAAAATTAGCAAAATCAAGAATAAATGCAAAAAATAAAATATTAGCAGAAGAAACACTAATTAAACTTCTTGCAATTTCTCCTAATAATCTAGAAGCAAAAAATTTACTAGAAGAATTAAAAAAAAGCACCGGTAAACCTTGA
- a CDS encoding M16 family metallopeptidase, which yields MNYQRIRNYFRFTSVFLFFLFSCVSNELKLDKSLVKGKLVNGLSYYIYKNQTPKNAVNMGIVFNVGSLNEEDNERGIAHYLEHMAFNGTKDYPGNSIVDVLKKFGMQFGADINAATSFDFTYYRLDLSDGNNKDEIDESLNILRNWASQISFMKEEIDLERNIIIEEKKLGETYPSRIYEKMYKFLTSGSIYESRNPIGLEEQILSFQPEDFKRFYRKWYRPELASVIVVGDIDPREIEEKIKKQFISWENPTDKIKEVKVSLDLEFKDKFLLLEDLEVGEPSLMFFKKEIVNFVKTKDDVLDAIKRSLLAALFENRFSELKTAGVKYFKNVSNEDFFSFKSDNNTIVARSISLNFNPDYLNEGIEDFFYELERIRKFGFTQGEFEKVRSQFFKSLELKKNNINKTNSWVIFQDLIEIAINGSNKFDMSEYCDLSVQFLKKIDLKTINNLVEREFDVKNCAIFYSYYGRVHPTLAFEDINNFQKIALKREFKPYENSSIGGDFFKKSLDDKDIIRENEFENGISSFVLENGVEVYFKYNDQKKGVIDFRATSWGGLINEDSKLIPVLAFAPRVVSGSGYGDYSALQIEKYLSDKAVSLSVGVGAQESYITGSSDKKDLQTLFELIYFTFKEPKIDDVFLQNAINNIKALIKSNENSSKYHFKKAISRFLNNNDPRFEDIKDSDLQYFTKENILSFYKKRFTYANNFKFVFVGDSDIQTIKAYSKKYLGNLSFKKISEYKDLDYSYSKNFNKIVVRKGKDPTSFAYVVYPFKFNYLAETSLNLNALADLITDGLIKNIREKLSSVYAIQASFDSNSRKNLDSDGIFSIFFTTEPKELDNVLNSINRYMIERQKIDFNDKDFSYVKKNYIKNTKINSEKNSYWISNISKSLSWHGVFKNNFGVKFVETNLSKDLINEFFKRINLEERAEILLIPE from the coding sequence ATCAAAGAATTAGAAATTATTTTAGATTTACAAGTGTTTTTCTATTTTTTTTGTTTTCCTGTGTTTCTAATGAGTTGAAGTTAGATAAAAGTTTGGTAAAGGGGAAACTTGTTAATGGACTGAGTTATTATATTTATAAAAATCAAACCCCAAAGAATGCTGTTAATATGGGGATTGTCTTTAATGTAGGGTCTCTTAATGAAGAGGATAATGAGAGGGGCATAGCTCACTATCTTGAACATATGGCTTTTAATGGTACAAAAGATTATCCAGGGAATTCTATTGTTGATGTTCTTAAAAAATTTGGAATGCAATTTGGTGCTGATATTAATGCTGCTACTAGTTTCGATTTCACTTATTATAGACTTGATTTGTCAGATGGTAATAATAAAGATGAAATTGATGAATCGTTGAATATTTTGAGAAACTGGGCTTCTCAAATTAGTTTCATGAAAGAAGAGATAGATCTGGAGCGCAATATTATTATTGAAGAAAAAAAGCTTGGTGAAACTTATCCTAGCAGGATTTATGAAAAAATGTATAAGTTTTTGACAAGTGGAAGTATTTATGAATCTAGAAATCCTATTGGTCTTGAAGAACAGATTTTATCTTTTCAGCCAGAAGATTTTAAAAGATTTTATAGAAAGTGGTATAGGCCAGAACTTGCAAGTGTTATTGTGGTAGGAGATATTGATCCTAGAGAAATTGAAGAGAAAATAAAGAAACAATTTATTTCTTGGGAAAATCCAACTGATAAAATTAAAGAGGTAAAAGTAAGTTTAGATTTAGAGTTTAAAGATAAGTTTTTACTTTTAGAAGATTTAGAAGTAGGGGAGCCTAGTTTAATGTTCTTTAAAAAGGAAATTGTTAACTTTGTCAAGACCAAGGATGACGTTTTAGATGCTATTAAAAGGTCTTTATTAGCTGCTCTTTTTGAAAATAGATTTTCTGAATTAAAGACTGCTGGGGTAAAGTATTTTAAAAATGTTTCAAATGAAGATTTTTTTTCATTTAAATCGGACAATAATACTATTGTTGCAAGATCGATTTCATTAAACTTTAATCCAGATTATTTGAACGAAGGAATAGAAGACTTTTTTTATGAGCTTGAGAGAATAAGAAAATTTGGATTTACTCAAGGTGAGTTTGAAAAAGTCAGATCTCAATTTTTTAAATCTTTAGAACTAAAGAAAAATAATATAAATAAAACAAATTCATGGGTTATTTTTCAAGATTTAATAGAAATTGCTATTAATGGTTCTAACAAATTTGATATGAGTGAGTATTGTGATCTTTCTGTTCAATTTTTGAAAAAAATTGATTTGAAGACAATAAACAATCTTGTAGAAAGAGAGTTTGATGTGAAAAATTGTGCAATTTTTTATTCTTATTATGGTAGAGTACATCCTACTTTGGCTTTTGAAGATATTAATAATTTTCAAAAGATAGCTTTAAAAAGAGAGTTTAAGCCTTATGAGAATTCTTCAATTGGAGGTGATTTTTTTAAGAAGTCTTTAGATGATAAAGATATTATTAGAGAAAATGAATTTGAAAATGGAATTTCATCATTTGTTCTTGAAAATGGGGTTGAAGTTTATTTTAAATATAATGATCAAAAAAAAGGCGTAATTGATTTTAGAGCAACTTCTTGGGGTGGTTTAATTAATGAAGATTCAAAACTTATTCCTGTTTTAGCTTTTGCGCCTAGAGTAGTATCTGGCTCAGGATACGGCGATTATTCTGCATTACAGATTGAAAAATATTTATCAGACAAAGCGGTTTCTTTAAGTGTTGGTGTTGGAGCTCAAGAATCATATATTACTGGAAGTTCAGATAAAAAAGATCTTCAAACTCTTTTTGAGCTTATATATTTTACTTTTAAGGAACCCAAAATCGATGATGTTTTTTTGCAAAATGCTATTAATAATATAAAAGCATTAATCAAGAGCAATGAAAATAGTTCTAAATATCATTTTAAAAAAGCTATTAGTAGATTTTTAAACAATAATGATCCTAGATTTGAAGATATAAAAGATAGTGATTTGCAATATTTTACAAAAGAAAATATTTTATCTTTTTACAAGAAAAGGTTTACTTATGCAAATAATTTTAAGTTTGTTTTTGTTGGAGACTCGGATATTCAGACAATAAAAGCTTATTCAAAGAAATATTTAGGTAATCTTAGCTTTAAAAAAATAAGCGAGTATAAAGATTTAGATTACTCTTACAGTAAAAATTTTAATAAAATCGTTGTAAGGAAAGGAAAAGATCCAACTAGTTTTGCTTATGTGGTTTATCCTTTTAAATTTAATTATTTAGCAGAGACCTCATTAAATTTAAATGCTTTGGCAGATCTTATAACGGATGGTCTTATAAAAAATATTAGAGAAAAATTGTCTAGTGTTTATGCAATTCAAGCTTCTTTTGATTCCAATTCAAGGAAAAATTTAGATTCCGATGGTATTTTTTCTATTTTTTTTACAACTGAGCCTAAGGAGTTGGATAATGTTTTAAATTCTATTAATCGCTATATGATTGAAAGGCAAAAAATAGATTTTAATGATAAAGATTTTTCTTATGTTAAGAAAAATTATATTAAAAATACAAAGATAAATTCAGAAAAGAATAGTTATTGGATTTCAAATATATCGAAATCATTATCCTGGCATGGAGTATTTAAAAATAATTTCGGCGTTAAGTTTGTAGAGACAAATTTAAGCAAAGATTTGATAAATGAATTTTTTAAGAGAATTAATCTTGAAGAAAGAGCAGAGATATTATTAATACCCGAATAG